A single region of the Halobacterium wangiae genome encodes:
- a CDS encoding DUF5813 family protein produces MSDIEAEFVDHGLYRRVDAQDDAEGAVFEPTSNDWSARTVVGDETVEVAVTVPTLSAVVDEPVADVVEDGWYDTFERRVVDADSVTLADDVTVTSVSRADGDVVVELTLTPRQGKAADDALALVNYVEGTWFQGVIPGYDYVEQVQSMRERAAQNGQGSSI; encoded by the coding sequence ATGAGCGACATCGAGGCCGAGTTCGTCGACCACGGGCTGTACCGACGCGTAGACGCGCAGGACGACGCGGAGGGCGCCGTCTTCGAACCGACGTCGAACGACTGGAGCGCGCGCACGGTCGTCGGGGACGAGACGGTCGAGGTCGCGGTGACGGTGCCGACGCTGTCGGCCGTCGTCGACGAACCCGTCGCGGACGTCGTCGAGGACGGCTGGTACGACACGTTCGAGCGTCGCGTCGTGGACGCCGACAGCGTCACGCTCGCCGACGACGTGACCGTCACGAGCGTCTCGCGGGCGGACGGCGACGTGGTCGTCGAACTGACGCTGACGCCCCGGCAGGGGAAGGCTGCCGACGACGCGCTCGCACTCGTGAACTACGTCGAGGGGACGTGGTTCCAGGGCGTCATCCCGGGCTACGACTACGTAGAGCAGGTCCAGTCGATGCGCGAGCGGGCCGCCCAGAACGGGCAAGGAAGCAGTATCTGA
- a CDS encoding CrcB family protein, whose amino-acid sequence MSRHSPGTLGTLALVGAGGFAGATLRYAVALLAPGLPGTLAVNAAGSLALGFLVYEAVGRSVLSESSRTLLATGVLSSLTTYSTFAVQTAGVAPPLMVANVAANYGLGFLGVLVGRSLAVRYGGGA is encoded by the coding sequence ATGTCGAGACACTCACCCGGGACGCTAGGGACGCTGGCGCTTGTCGGTGCCGGCGGGTTCGCCGGCGCGACCCTCCGGTACGCCGTCGCGTTGCTCGCCCCCGGCCTCCCCGGCACGCTCGCCGTGAACGCCGCCGGGAGCCTCGCGCTCGGCTTCCTCGTCTACGAGGCCGTCGGCCGCAGCGTGCTCTCGGAGTCGTCCCGGACCCTGCTCGCCACGGGCGTGCTCTCCTCGCTGACGACGTACAGCACGTTCGCCGTCCAGACCGCTGGCGTCGCTCCCCCGCTGATGGTCGCGAACGTCGCCGCGAACTACGGACTGGGCTTCCTCGGCGTCCTCGTCGGGCGCTCGCTGGCGGTCCGCTACGGGGGTGGGGCGTGA
- the tmk gene encoding dTMP kinase produces the protein MLVTLEGIDGSGKTTVWEALRADREEGYTFTHEPTDSWYGKAVRRSEAADDANPLAELFLFTADHADHLSSVVEPALDCGDVVVSDRYSDSRYAYQGVALEGEVPRPMEYVRGIHQPWTRPPDVTLYFDVDPETGAARAGATNKFEQAEFLRDVRTNYEQLIEYTPERFVRIDASQSPEAVLDDAESVLDRVLSDA, from the coding sequence ATGCTCGTCACGCTGGAGGGCATCGACGGCAGCGGCAAGACCACGGTGTGGGAGGCGCTGCGGGCCGACCGCGAGGAGGGCTACACGTTCACGCACGAGCCCACCGACTCGTGGTACGGGAAGGCCGTTCGCCGCTCCGAGGCGGCAGACGACGCGAACCCGCTCGCGGAACTGTTCCTCTTCACTGCCGACCACGCCGACCACCTCTCCAGCGTCGTCGAACCCGCCCTCGATTGCGGTGACGTCGTCGTCTCGGACCGCTACTCCGACTCCCGGTACGCCTACCAGGGCGTCGCCCTCGAGGGCGAGGTGCCCCGACCGATGGAGTACGTGCGAGGCATCCACCAGCCGTGGACGCGGCCCCCGGACGTCACGCTCTACTTCGACGTCGACCCGGAGACGGGCGCCGCACGCGCCGGCGCCACGAACAAGTTCGAGCAGGCCGAGTTCCTCCGCGACGTCCGCACGAACTACGAGCAGCTCATCGAGTACACTCCCGAACGGTTCGTCCGCATCGACGCCTCGCAGTCCCCGGAGGCGGTCCTCGACGACGCCGAGAGCGTGCTCGACCGCGTGCTCAGCGATGCCTGA
- a CDS encoding complex I NDUFA9 subunit family protein produces the protein MDVLVTGGTGFIGRHLCRELDERGHDVTALSRHPDGTGLPESVGTAVGDVTAYDAVAEAMEGHDAVVNLVALSPLFKPKQGDERHLDVHLGGTRNVVQAAEETGAEYVFQMSALGADPNGPTAYIRAKGAAESVVRESDLEHTIVRPSVIFGDGGEFVSFTKKLTTPYLTGLPGGGKTRFQPIWVEDLVPMLADCVDDEDHWGETYELGGPEVLTLADVARLAYRAEGKSVRVLPVPMPLAGIGMRLADPLPFVPFGTDQYRSLKFDNTVRENDLSAFGVTESELTTLAAYLRRT, from the coding sequence ATGGACGTGCTGGTCACCGGCGGAACGGGATTCATCGGGAGGCACCTGTGTCGTGAACTCGACGAGCGCGGCCACGATGTGACCGCGCTCTCGCGGCACCCGGACGGAACTGGCCTGCCAGAGAGCGTCGGGACCGCGGTCGGGGACGTCACGGCGTACGACGCGGTGGCCGAGGCGATGGAGGGCCACGACGCCGTGGTGAACCTGGTCGCACTCTCCCCGCTGTTCAAACCGAAGCAGGGCGACGAGCGGCACCTCGACGTCCACCTCGGCGGCACCAGGAACGTCGTGCAGGCGGCCGAGGAGACGGGTGCGGAGTACGTCTTCCAGATGTCCGCCCTCGGCGCCGACCCGAACGGCCCGACGGCGTACATCCGCGCGAAGGGCGCCGCCGAGTCCGTCGTCAGGGAGAGCGACCTCGAACACACTATCGTCCGGCCGTCGGTCATCTTCGGCGACGGCGGCGAGTTCGTCTCCTTCACGAAGAAGCTGACCACGCCGTACCTCACGGGGCTCCCGGGCGGCGGGAAGACCCGCTTCCAGCCCATCTGGGTCGAGGACCTCGTGCCGATGCTCGCCGACTGCGTCGACGACGAGGACCACTGGGGGGAGACGTACGAACTCGGTGGCCCCGAGGTGTTGACCCTCGCGGACGTGGCTCGACTCGCCTACCGCGCGGAGGGGAAGTCGGTGCGCGTGCTCCCGGTCCCGATGCCGCTGGCCGGCATCGGGATGCGCCTCGCCGACCCGCTGCCGTTCGTCCCGTTCGGGACCGACCAGTACCGGTCGCTGAAGTTCGACAACACGGTCCGCGAGAACGACCTGTCAGCGTTCGGTGTGACCGAGTCGGAGTTGACAACGCTGGCGGCGTACCTGCGCCGCACGTGA
- a CDS encoding thiamine pyrophosphate-dependent enzyme — MHRVIGETDLSETALDEDGARAVFRDMIRARHFDERALALQRRGWMSGWPPYKGQEGSQVGAAHAMADDDWLFPTYRSNAMQLARDVPASDILLFRRGHAEYHSDHDVPNFPQAIPIASQIPHAAGAGMAMNYEATRDDTEVTDAAVCYLGDGATSEGDFHVGMNFAGVFDAPVVFLCENNNWAISLPRERQTASESIAVKAEAYGFEGVQVDGNDPVAVYETVADALDSARDGDPVLVESLTYRQGAHTTSDDPDRYRPEDEDLPEWRTADPVERFETYLREQGVVDDEFVAECREDAKAELDDAVDTAEAVGEPDVDELFDYVYAERTPRIDDQRAWLHEWLEDHDPQEQEF; from the coding sequence ATGCACCGCGTCATCGGGGAAACGGACCTCTCGGAGACCGCGCTGGACGAGGACGGGGCGCGCGCCGTCTTCCGAGACATGATTCGCGCACGGCACTTCGACGAGCGCGCGCTGGCGCTCCAGCGCCGCGGCTGGATGAGCGGCTGGCCGCCGTACAAGGGCCAGGAGGGGTCGCAGGTCGGCGCCGCCCACGCGATGGCCGACGACGACTGGCTGTTCCCCACCTACCGCTCGAACGCGATGCAGCTGGCCCGCGACGTCCCCGCCAGTGACATCCTGTTGTTCCGGCGTGGCCACGCGGAGTACCACTCCGACCACGACGTGCCGAACTTCCCCCAGGCCATCCCCATCGCGTCCCAGATTCCCCACGCGGCGGGCGCGGGGATGGCGATGAACTACGAGGCGACTCGCGACGACACCGAGGTCACAGACGCTGCCGTCTGCTACCTCGGCGACGGCGCGACCAGCGAGGGCGACTTCCACGTCGGGATGAACTTCGCCGGCGTCTTCGACGCGCCCGTCGTCTTCCTCTGCGAGAACAACAACTGGGCCATCTCGCTCCCCCGCGAGCGGCAGACCGCCAGCGAGTCCATCGCCGTGAAGGCCGAGGCCTACGGCTTCGAGGGCGTGCAGGTCGACGGCAACGACCCCGTCGCGGTCTACGAGACGGTCGCCGACGCGCTCGACTCGGCGCGGGACGGCGACCCCGTGCTCGTTGAGAGTCTCACCTACCGGCAGGGCGCCCACACGACGAGCGACGATCCGGACCGCTACCGCCCGGAGGACGAGGACCTCCCCGAGTGGCGGACCGCCGACCCCGTCGAGCGCTTCGAGACGTACCTCCGCGAGCAGGGCGTCGTCGACGACGAGTTCGTCGCCGAGTGCCGGGAGGACGCGAAGGCGGAACTCGACGACGCCGTCGACACTGCCGAGGCGGTCGGGGAACCGGACGTCGACGAACTGTTCGACTACGTCTACGCCGAGCGCACGCCCCGCATCGACGACCAGCGAGCGTGGCTCCACGAGTGGCTCGAGGACCACGACCCGCAGGAACAGGAGTTCTAG
- a CDS encoding fluoride efflux transporter FluC, with protein MPLPLPPAFLVGVGGAVGAVLRHAVGEAVRVEGYPASTLVVNVVGTFVLAAVTFAGASDDVLLLVGTGACGAFTTFSSFSVDVVGLAENERWGAAAFHALGNLVGAGAAVGAAWLLVG; from the coding sequence ATGCCCCTCCCGCTGCCACCCGCATTCCTCGTCGGCGTCGGGGGTGCGGTTGGCGCCGTCCTCCGCCACGCCGTCGGCGAGGCCGTCCGGGTCGAGGGCTACCCGGCGAGCACGCTCGTCGTGAACGTCGTCGGTACGTTCGTCCTCGCCGCCGTCACGTTCGCGGGCGCCAGCGACGACGTCCTCCTGCTCGTCGGCACGGGCGCCTGCGGCGCGTTCACCACCTTCTCCTCGTTCAGCGTCGACGTCGTCGGTCTCGCGGAAAACGAGCGGTGGGGCGCGGCGGCGTTCCACGCGCTCGGGAACCTGGTCGGCGCCGGCGCTGCCGTCGGAGCGGCCTGGCTGCTGGTCGGGTGA
- a CDS encoding Lrp/AsnC family transcriptional regulator yields the protein MVHAFIMVRTGAGAASDVRDSVAELEGVEAAHVVAGQYDIIAEVGGGEVHDVLETVSSRIGTVDGVTDTRTYISLSAA from the coding sequence ATGGTTCACGCGTTCATCATGGTGCGAACCGGCGCGGGCGCGGCCAGCGACGTCCGCGACTCGGTGGCGGAACTGGAGGGCGTCGAGGCCGCCCACGTCGTCGCCGGACAGTACGACATCATCGCGGAGGTCGGCGGCGGCGAGGTCCACGACGTGCTGGAGACGGTGTCGAGTCGCATCGGCACCGTCGACGGCGTCACGGACACGCGGACGTACATCTCGCTGTCGGCCGCGTGA
- a CDS encoding Lrp/AsnC family transcriptional regulator → MVTAYILVKANTGEADRLLHAVAGIDGVVDAHLVAGDVDLIARVDVDSPADVKEIAADAIQNTPGVEDTETYISMS, encoded by the coding sequence ATGGTCACCGCCTACATCCTCGTGAAGGCCAACACGGGGGAGGCCGACCGCCTGCTCCACGCAGTGGCCGGCATTGACGGGGTCGTCGACGCCCACCTCGTCGCCGGCGACGTCGACCTCATCGCGAGAGTGGATGTCGACTCGCCGGCCGACGTGAAGGAGATCGCCGCCGACGCCATCCAGAACACGCCCGGCGTCGAGGACACCGAGACGTACATCTCGATGAGCTGA
- a CDS encoding PQQ-dependent sugar dehydrogenase, with protein sequence MRNHHTDAEADRPEANDQKPADESWADGALPVSRRSVLAGVGGAGVAFGLLGYGAAAAIQQTEFRLGGEIGGWQGQTPASIEGVNNPTLELQDGQEYSIVWENLDGQPHNVVVVDADGNQLVRSDIVTEQGATQTVTFTATTEMTEYLCEVHPNTMVGGVSVTDESQTTTTTTEEPGQAGFFTEGTEVGLRTVADGMTAPTDLAVPDDGSGRQFVTDQTGEVWVVTDDGRQETPFVNVSDQMVTLGEFDGSYASQTQEYDERGLLGIDVHPDFADNGRFYLHYSAPPNEDTPEGWDHVEVVSEFTTTGDGSSADPSSERVLLQFQKPQYNHDAGPMAFGPDGYLYVPMGDGGGANDNMYGHVDDWYDVNEGGNGQDVTENLLGDVLRIDVDAQGDDSPYGVPEDNPFVGTDARDEIYAYGFRNPYGISFDSEGNLFVADAGQNLFEEVNVVERGGNYGWNVKEGTHCFSTESPSDPAAITDCPANEPNQAPYDGSPLVDPVVEFPHTYQGESVGITVVGGHRYEADAVPDLQGKYVFGAWTTDPAREEPAGRILAATPRGDFGQGDGATTTTTDNGTTTTTDNATTTTTTADNTTTTTTTEGTTTTTEAADGTAGDVPLDQLWEMEELVVQGGFDYFVRMFGQGPNGEVYVLANQRGVPEGDTGAVLEIVPPEEGDGSA encoded by the coding sequence ATGCGCAACCACCACACCGACGCGGAAGCCGACAGACCGGAAGCGAACGACCAGAAGCCGGCGGACGAGAGCTGGGCAGACGGGGCGCTCCCGGTATCGCGGCGGAGCGTCCTGGCGGGCGTGGGCGGTGCAGGGGTCGCGTTCGGCCTGCTCGGATACGGCGCCGCCGCGGCAATCCAGCAGACCGAGTTCCGGCTCGGCGGCGAAATCGGGGGGTGGCAGGGGCAGACCCCGGCCTCCATCGAGGGCGTCAACAACCCGACGCTGGAACTGCAGGACGGTCAGGAGTACAGCATCGTCTGGGAGAACCTCGACGGACAACCACACAACGTCGTCGTCGTCGACGCGGACGGGAACCAGCTCGTACGCTCCGACATCGTCACCGAACAGGGGGCGACCCAGACGGTGACGTTCACGGCGACCACCGAGATGACGGAGTACCTCTGCGAGGTCCACCCGAACACCATGGTCGGCGGCGTCTCCGTCACGGACGAATCGCAGACGACGACTACGACGACCGAGGAGCCCGGCCAGGCCGGATTCTTCACGGAGGGAACCGAGGTCGGCCTGCGGACGGTCGCGGACGGGATGACCGCGCCGACTGATCTCGCGGTGCCGGACGACGGGAGCGGCCGACAGTTCGTCACCGACCAGACCGGCGAGGTGTGGGTCGTCACCGACGACGGCCGCCAAGAGACCCCGTTCGTGAACGTCTCCGACCAGATGGTCACGCTCGGCGAGTTCGATGGCTCGTACGCGAGCCAGACCCAGGAGTACGACGAGCGCGGCCTGCTGGGTATCGACGTCCACCCTGACTTCGCGGACAACGGTCGGTTCTACCTCCACTACAGTGCACCGCCGAACGAGGACACGCCGGAGGGCTGGGACCACGTCGAGGTCGTCTCCGAGTTCACGACCACCGGGGACGGCAGCAGTGCCGACCCGTCGTCCGAGCGGGTCCTCCTCCAGTTCCAGAAACCCCAGTACAACCACGACGCCGGCCCGATGGCCTTCGGTCCGGACGGCTACCTGTACGTCCCCATGGGCGACGGTGGCGGTGCCAACGACAACATGTACGGCCACGTCGACGACTGGTACGACGTCAACGAGGGCGGCAACGGCCAGGACGTCACGGAGAACCTCCTCGGTGACGTGCTCCGAATCGACGTGGACGCACAGGGAGACGACTCGCCGTACGGCGTCCCGGAGGACAACCCGTTCGTCGGGACGGACGCCCGCGACGAGATCTACGCGTACGGGTTCCGGAACCCGTACGGCATCTCCTTCGACAGCGAGGGGAACCTGTTCGTCGCCGACGCGGGCCAGAACCTCTTCGAGGAGGTGAACGTCGTCGAACGCGGCGGGAACTACGGCTGGAACGTCAAGGAGGGCACGCACTGCTTCAGCACTGAGAGCCCGAGCGACCCCGCCGCGATAACGGACTGTCCGGCGAACGAGCCGAATCAGGCACCGTACGATGGCAGCCCACTCGTCGACCCAGTGGTCGAGTTCCCCCACACGTACCAGGGCGAGAGTGTCGGTATCACGGTCGTCGGTGGCCACCGCTACGAGGCCGACGCGGTCCCGGACCTCCAGGGAAAGTACGTCTTCGGCGCCTGGACGACCGACCCGGCCCGCGAGGAGCCAGCCGGCCGCATCCTCGCGGCGACTCCTCGCGGCGACTTCGGGCAGGGCGACGGCGCAACCACCACGACGACGGACAACGGGACGACTACGACGACGGACAACGCGACGACCACTACCACGACGGCGGACAATACGACGACCACCACCACGACGGAGGGGACGACTACGACGACCGAGGCGGCGGACGGCACCGCCGGAGACGTCCCCCTGGACCAGCTCTGGGAGATGGAGGAACTCGTCGTCCAGGGCGGTTTCGACTACTTCGTCCGCATGTTCGGCCAGGGGCCGAACGGCGAGGTGTACGTCCTCGCCAACCAGCGCGGCGTCCCCGAAGGCGACACCGGCGCGGTCCTCGAAATCGTTCCCCCAGAGGAGGGCGACGGGTCGGCCTGA
- a CDS encoding ferredoxin has protein sequence MSDADTAVDPSDIGEADAPPVEEKPYKLVYEANKCFGAGKCAEVSANWEMDISTGVAKPKTYFFDEDELDHNVAAAEACPAKKGDGVIHVVDRRTDEEIAPDPDGDGTLSVDW, from the coding sequence ATGAGCGACGCCGACACCGCCGTCGACCCCAGCGACATCGGGGAGGCGGACGCGCCGCCCGTCGAGGAGAAGCCGTACAAGCTCGTCTACGAGGCCAACAAGTGCTTCGGCGCGGGCAAGTGCGCCGAGGTCTCCGCGAACTGGGAGATGGACATCTCGACGGGCGTCGCGAAGCCGAAGACCTACTTCTTCGACGAGGACGAACTCGACCACAACGTCGCCGCCGCCGAGGCCTGCCCCGCGAAGAAGGGCGACGGCGTCATCCACGTCGTCGACCGCCGCACCGACGAGGAGATCGCGCCCGACCCCGACGGCGACGGCACCCTCTCCGTCGACTGGTAG
- a CDS encoding potassium channel family protein, producing the protein MRIVIIGAGRVGLRTARITANEGHDVTLVERDYDKAERARKQDFDVIEGDGSNEEVLMQADLDTADALGALAGDLNTNFVGCMVGKYHGCRTVMRIDEDYREEIYQKYADEVDEIVYPERLGAIGAKNALLGGNVTAIADLAENLQIVQFTVTRDAPMHGYTLSELELPAGARLLAFGKEDGSLGLPFPDETLEVGSRIAVLAEFEALEDVRQILVGTEAVAGGQ; encoded by the coding sequence ATGCGCATCGTCATCATCGGCGCGGGGCGGGTCGGCCTCCGCACTGCCCGCATCACCGCCAACGAGGGACACGACGTGACGCTCGTCGAGCGCGACTACGACAAGGCCGAACGCGCACGGAAGCAGGACTTCGACGTCATCGAGGGCGACGGCTCCAACGAGGAGGTACTGATGCAGGCCGACCTCGACACGGCCGACGCACTCGGCGCGCTCGCCGGCGACCTCAACACGAACTTCGTGGGCTGCATGGTCGGCAAGTACCACGGCTGCCGGACCGTCATGCGCATCGACGAGGACTACCGCGAGGAGATCTACCAGAAGTACGCCGACGAGGTCGACGAGATCGTCTACCCGGAGCGCCTCGGCGCCATCGGCGCGAAGAACGCGCTCCTCGGCGGCAACGTCACCGCCATCGCCGACCTCGCCGAGAACCTCCAGATCGTCCAGTTCACCGTCACCCGGGACGCGCCGATGCACGGCTACACGCTCAGCGAACTCGAACTCCCCGCCGGCGCCCGCCTGCTCGCTTTCGGGAAGGAGGACGGCTCACTGGGGCTCCCGTTCCCCGACGAGACGCTCGAAGTCGGGTCCCGCATCGCCGTGCTCGCGGAGTTCGAGGCGCTCGAGGACGTCCGCCAGATACTCGTCGGTACCGAGGCCGTCGCGGGGGGTCAGTAG